One bacterium genomic window carries:
- the lon gene encoding endopeptidase La has product MTAAKENPPSTSVEQDGNGDTFHIPDILPAMLINDVLIFPNTIAPLVVTAEPIIQLVNDALSDSKMMAAFARVPEPASAKPEDQFYEIGTVVQILKMFRVPDGSLRLLVQGLIRVDRRRIVQETPYLKVEVNVLTTVEPKRRSMKVEAMMRRITGDFTKLAESSPQIPEEIKIAVYNITDPGALADIVASNLNVPLDKKQEILEANDLETRLSMVAALLARELKITQLGSEIQNKVEGEIAENQREYFLREQLKAIRHELGEDSEGAAEVEEFRQQIVEAAMPKEAAEAATKELERMKRMPTASAEYTVSRTYIEWLVSLPWQKFSEEILDVKRAEKILDRDHYGLKDVKNRIIEFLVVRKLRPTGKGPILCFIGPPGVGKTSLGQSVASALNREFSRMSLGGMRDEAEIRGHRRTYVGALPGRIIQSIRRVGVRNPVIMLDEIDKLGSDFRGDPASALLEVLDPAQNATFQDHFLAVEFDLSSVFFITTANDASQIPPPLRDRMEIIEIPSYITPEKMEIAKHYLVPRQVEENGLNRSKIRFTEKGIRAIVEGYTREAGVRRLEQQIASVCRKVARDIVAGRIQSATISDRTVGNYLGPASFSEDELDFAMQPGVALGLAWTPVGGDVLVIESTWMPGNKQLQVTGQLGDVMKESAHIALSYLRSRAAQYGLDEKQLSRRDIHIHVPEGATPKDGPSAGVTLVTSLASLFTNRPVRNKLGMTGEITLTGRVLPVGGLREKIVAASRHGLKMIAMPAMNKKDLYHVPDHIKAMLEFRFVESIDDVLEIALQSNVKKTRSKK; this is encoded by the coding sequence ATGACCGCTGCGAAGGAAAATCCGCCGTCCACCTCGGTCGAGCAGGATGGGAATGGAGACACGTTCCACATTCCCGATATCCTCCCGGCGATGCTCATCAACGACGTGCTCATTTTTCCCAATACGATCGCGCCGCTGGTGGTGACGGCCGAGCCGATTATTCAGCTTGTCAATGACGCGCTCTCCGACTCGAAGATGATGGCGGCCTTTGCCCGCGTACCGGAACCCGCTTCCGCCAAACCCGAGGATCAATTTTACGAAATCGGCACGGTGGTGCAGATTCTGAAAATGTTCCGCGTCCCCGACGGGAGCCTGCGACTGCTGGTGCAGGGTCTGATTCGGGTGGACCGGCGGCGCATCGTGCAAGAGACTCCATACCTGAAGGTCGAGGTCAACGTTCTCACCACCGTGGAACCGAAGCGAAGATCCATGAAGGTTGAGGCGATGATGCGTCGCATCACGGGCGACTTCACGAAGCTCGCCGAGTCCAGCCCACAGATTCCCGAAGAAATCAAAATTGCGGTGTACAATATCACCGATCCCGGTGCGCTGGCCGACATCGTCGCTTCGAATCTGAATGTGCCTCTCGATAAAAAGCAGGAGATTCTCGAAGCGAACGATCTGGAGACCCGGCTGTCCATGGTTGCGGCGCTGCTCGCCCGCGAGCTCAAGATCACGCAACTCGGCTCGGAGATTCAGAACAAGGTGGAAGGCGAGATCGCCGAAAACCAGCGGGAGTACTTTCTCCGCGAACAACTCAAGGCCATTCGGCACGAACTGGGGGAAGACAGTGAAGGCGCGGCCGAGGTCGAGGAGTTCCGCCAGCAGATCGTAGAAGCCGCGATGCCGAAGGAGGCCGCTGAAGCCGCCACCAAGGAACTTGAGCGTATGAAGCGGATGCCCACCGCTTCGGCCGAGTACACCGTATCGCGCACCTATATCGAGTGGCTGGTTTCGCTCCCGTGGCAGAAGTTCAGCGAAGAAATCCTCGACGTCAAGCGGGCAGAGAAAATTCTCGATCGGGATCATTACGGTCTGAAAGACGTGAAGAACCGGATCATCGAGTTTCTGGTCGTTCGCAAGCTGCGGCCGACCGGCAAGGGACCGATCCTTTGTTTCATTGGCCCACCCGGAGTCGGCAAGACCTCGCTGGGACAATCCGTTGCATCGGCTCTGAACCGCGAGTTCTCGCGGATGAGTTTGGGCGGTATGCGCGACGAAGCGGAGATCCGCGGACATCGCCGCACCTACGTGGGAGCCTTGCCGGGTCGAATCATTCAGTCCATCCGGCGAGTCGGCGTGCGGAACCCGGTGATCATGCTCGATGAGATTGACAAGCTGGGGAGCGATTTTCGCGGTGATCCCGCGTCGGCTCTTTTGGAAGTGCTCGATCCGGCCCAGAATGCCACGTTTCAGGATCACTTCCTGGCCGTGGAGTTCGATCTCTCATCGGTGTTTTTCATTACCACGGCCAACGACGCATCGCAGATTCCGCCGCCGCTGCGGGATCGGATGGAAATCATCGAGATTCCGAGCTACATTACGCCTGAAAAAATGGAGATCGCCAAACACTATCTGGTTCCCCGGCAGGTCGAAGAGAACGGACTGAACAGGTCCAAGATTCGCTTCACCGAGAAAGGCATCCGCGCGATCGTCGAGGGCTACACGCGCGAGGCGGGAGTTCGCCGTCTGGAACAGCAGATTGCGTCGGTCTGCCGGAAGGTGGCTCGCGATATCGTGGCGGGACGGATTCAAAGCGCTACGATCAGCGATCGTACGGTCGGCAACTATCTCGGGCCGGCCAGTTTCAGCGAAGACGAGCTGGACTTCGCGATGCAACCGGGAGTCGCGCTGGGGCTGGCTTGGACTCCCGTCGGCGGGGACGTGCTGGTCATCGAATCCACCTGGATGCCGGGGAACAAACAGCTGCAGGTGACCGGACAACTCGGAGACGTGATGAAGGAATCGGCGCATATCGCGCTCTCCTATCTTCGCTCGCGGGCGGCCCAATATGGCCTTGACGAGAAGCAACTCTCACGGCGCGATATTCACATTCACGTCCCCGAAGGCGCGACTCCCAAGGACGGACCTTCGGCGGGCGTGACGCTGGTGACGTCGCTGGCTTCGCTGTTCACCAACCGGCCGGTCAGGAACAAACTGGGAATGACGGGCGAGATCACGCTTACCGGTCGCGTGCTGCCGGTCGGGGGATTGCGCGAGAAGATCGTCGCGGCCAGCCGCCATGGGCTGAAGATGATTGCGATGCCAGCCATGAACAAGAAAGACCTTTATCACGTTCCCGATCACATCAAGGCTATGTTGGAATTCCGCTTCGTCGAAAGTATTGACGACGTGCTGGAGATTGCTTTACAGTCCAACGTGAAGAAAACCCGCTCGAAAAAGTGA